A part of Larkinella insperata genomic DNA contains:
- a CDS encoding diacylglycerol kinase family protein translates to MSRWIDVRKNLRSFRFAADGIIALFRFENNAKIHLLAALAVAVAGFWLRLDRIEWALILTQVALVWAAEAFNTAIEKLADVVSPERHPQIKAVKDLSAGAVLLVVMLAVVVGILIFGTKLLAWLERIGWF, encoded by the coding sequence ATGAGTCGCTGGATTGACGTTCGGAAAAATTTGCGAAGCTTTCGGTTTGCCGCCGACGGTATCATCGCTCTGTTCCGATTCGAGAATAATGCTAAAATTCACCTGCTGGCGGCTCTGGCTGTTGCTGTAGCCGGTTTCTGGCTTCGGCTGGACCGGATCGAGTGGGCGCTGATCCTGACGCAGGTTGCTCTGGTGTGGGCGGCAGAAGCCTTCAATACGGCCATCGAAAAACTCGCCGACGTGGTTTCGCCGGAACGCCATCCGCAAATCAAAGCCGTCAAGGATTTATCCGCGGGGGCCGTGCTGTTGGTGGTGATGCTGGCCGTCGTTGTCGGTATATTGATTTTTGGTACGAAATTATTAGCGTGGTTAGAACGGATCGGATGGTTTTGA
- the mazG gene encoding nucleoside triphosphate pyrophosphohydrolase encodes MQTNLNQQLETMPARRQEQLLAFDRLLTIMDELREQCPWDRKQTMDSLRHLTIEETYELSDAILEKDLPEIRKELGDVMLHLVFYARIASEPQSGATFDIADVLNGVCDKLIARHPHIYGDAVADTEEKVKQNWEQLKLKEGNKSVLAGVPGSLPALVKAMRIQEKARGAGFDWEEKQQVWEKVEEEMQEFKAEFNAETDEKIDAERAEKEFGDVLFSLVNYARFIDINPETALERTNKKFIRRFQYLEEQARKNGKQLKDMTLDEMEVYWQEAKQFV; translated from the coding sequence ATGCAAACCAACCTGAATCAACAACTGGAAACGATGCCCGCCCGGCGGCAGGAGCAACTGCTGGCCTTCGACCGCCTGCTGACCATCATGGATGAACTGCGCGAACAGTGCCCCTGGGACCGCAAGCAAACTATGGACAGCCTGCGCCACCTGACGATCGAAGAAACCTACGAACTTTCGGACGCTATTCTGGAGAAGGATCTGCCCGAAATCCGGAAGGAGCTGGGCGACGTGATGCTGCACCTGGTTTTTTACGCCCGGATTGCTTCCGAGCCGCAGTCGGGCGCCACTTTTGATATCGCCGATGTGCTGAACGGAGTCTGTGACAAACTGATTGCCCGCCATCCCCACATTTACGGCGACGCGGTGGCCGATACGGAGGAGAAAGTGAAGCAGAACTGGGAGCAGTTGAAACTCAAGGAAGGCAACAAATCCGTCTTGGCCGGGGTACCGGGTTCGCTGCCCGCTTTGGTGAAAGCGATGCGGATTCAGGAAAAAGCGCGGGGGGCGGGGTTCGACTGGGAGGAAAAACAACAGGTCTGGGAAAAAGTGGAGGAAGAAATGCAGGAATTTAAGGCGGAGTTCAATGCCGAAACCGACGAGAAAATCGATGCCGAGCGGGCGGAGAAAGAGTTCGGCGATGTGCTGTTTTCGCTGGTCAACTACGCCCGCTTTATCGATATCAATCCCGAGACGGCTCTGGAGCGCACCAACAAAAAGTTTATCCGGCGTTTTCAATACCTGGAAGAGCAGGCCCGAAAAAACGGCAAACAGCTTAAAGACATGACGCTCGACGAAATGGAAGTTTACTGGCAGGAAGCCAAGCAATTTGTTTGA
- a CDS encoding T9SS type A sorting domain-containing protein, producing the protein MHCRSLLFAGLVALLSCTYSLGQDLDFNTTAPLYPDGATSHSYVSIGTPAVNVDISITGPGLFSNLSPRRAGTGLNTPSVNFNSVSETKNYSFTFGDPVMGLEFSLLALQYKTDFTNKDHNYQDKIIILATDEAGNTVMPVIPAGAGYSVNGNEILATSSTRSDVNKVRFPDKVKNVTIVYGNGPLAGPDPNPQGFTIGDMEWAGVVLPVELANFRAKPIRSVIQLLWETTSERNASHFIVEHSLDVTEFTPIGRVTAFGDVSRRQLYSFVDDQSHQTTNYYRLQQVDKDGTRHYSKIIAVRHDERLSALSVYPNPADGRSIGVQMNEIEPSALRLTDLSGYPIDFRVIQKNTGQITLEPSAPLKSGFYLLHAKGHESVRILVK; encoded by the coding sequence ATGCACTGCCGTTCTCTACTTTTTGCCGGGCTGGTAGCCTTGTTGAGTTGTACATATTCCCTGGGACAGGATCTGGATTTTAATACCACGGCCCCGCTTTATCCAGACGGGGCCACGTCGCATTCGTACGTCAGTATTGGTACGCCAGCGGTCAATGTGGACATCAGCATCACGGGTCCCGGTTTGTTTTCGAATTTATCCCCACGCCGGGCGGGAACGGGTTTGAATACTCCCAGCGTCAACTTCAACAGTGTGAGTGAAACCAAAAATTACAGCTTCACCTTCGGGGACCCGGTCATGGGTCTGGAGTTTTCGCTGCTTGCTCTTCAGTACAAAACCGATTTCACCAACAAGGATCATAACTATCAGGACAAGATTATCATTCTTGCAACAGACGAAGCCGGAAATACCGTAATGCCTGTCATTCCGGCCGGAGCCGGCTATAGCGTCAACGGGAACGAAATTCTGGCCACTTCCAGCACCCGGTCGGATGTCAACAAAGTGCGTTTTCCCGACAAAGTGAAAAATGTGACGATTGTTTACGGAAATGGTCCGTTAGCCGGTCCTGATCCCAACCCGCAGGGCTTTACCATCGGTGATATGGAGTGGGCGGGGGTGGTGCTGCCGGTTGAATTAGCGAATTTTCGGGCAAAACCCATTCGCAGTGTTATTCAACTCTTGTGGGAAACCACATCGGAGCGCAACGCAAGCCATTTTATTGTCGAACACAGCCTGGACGTAACCGAATTCACCCCCATTGGCCGGGTAACGGCCTTTGGTGATGTCAGTCGGCGCCAGTTATATTCTTTTGTGGATGATCAATCCCATCAGACGACCAATTATTACCGGTTGCAGCAGGTCGATAAAGATGGAACCAGACACTATTCTAAAATCATTGCTGTCCGGCACGACGAACGATTGTCCGCGCTCTCGGTTTATCCCAACCCCGCCGACGGGCGCTCCATTGGGGTTCAAATGAATGAAATCGAGCCTTCGGCGCTGCGACTAACGGATTTGAGCGGCTATCCGATTGACTTTCGGGTAATCCAAAAAAACACCGGACAGATCACCCTGGAACCCTCCGCGCCTTTGAAGTCTGGCTTTTATTTGCTCCATGCAAAAGGGCATGAATCTGTTCGAATATTGGTTAAGTAA
- a CDS encoding DUF1361 domain-containing protein yields the protein MLNKLLAVYRSGEGLRLLILLSVMSMALVVVRLNPWYIKMLSWNLFLAWIPLIVALSLREGLENRRLSNWVLWPGLALWLLFLPNSPYIITDLFHVRRVPEETLWFDTMMFFMCALTGLLAGLYSQVLVHRILNQRLGRTRTWIVMIGCLILTSFGVYLGRYIRLNSWDLFTDPLELAQLVTQSLFNPFALKLTLSYTFALVTLYTGFTQYVQRRTHESLD from the coding sequence ATGCTAAATAAATTACTTGCCGTTTACCGCTCCGGCGAAGGCCTGCGGCTGCTCATTCTGCTATCGGTCATGAGTATGGCCCTGGTTGTTGTCCGGCTGAACCCGTGGTACATCAAGATGTTGAGCTGGAATTTATTTCTGGCCTGGATTCCGCTCATCGTCGCCCTGTCGCTGCGCGAAGGTCTGGAAAACCGACGCCTGTCCAACTGGGTCTTGTGGCCGGGTTTGGCGCTCTGGTTGTTATTCCTGCCGAATTCTCCGTATATTATCACCGATCTGTTTCACGTCCGGCGGGTTCCTGAGGAAACGCTCTGGTTCGACACCATGATGTTCTTCATGTGCGCCCTCACGGGGCTGCTGGCGGGCCTGTACTCTCAGGTGCTGGTGCACCGGATTCTTAATCAGCGCCTGGGACGTACCCGGACGTGGATCGTCATGATCGGATGCCTGATCCTGACCAGCTTCGGCGTCTATCTGGGTCGTTATATCCGGCTCAATAGCTGGGATTTGTTCACCGATCCGCTGGAATTGGCGCAACTGGTCACCCAAAGTCTGTTCAATCCTTTTGCATTGAAACTTACTCTTTCGTATACTTTCGCGTTGGTGACACTCTATACCGGTTTCACCCAGTACGTTCAACGCCGTACGCATGAGTCGCTGGATTGA
- the recJ gene encoding single-stranded-DNA-specific exonuclease RecJ, with translation MSEKRWIYRPIPESPEELLAVESLTRDLKVSPFMAMLLVQRGVYNFDQARTYFRPEFPHLHDPFLMKDMDKAVQRLQMAMVRGEKILVYGDYDVDGTTSVALFYGFMKTIHAELDYYIPDRYKEGYGISTQGIEWAAENGFSLIVSLDCGIKSVERVDEAWEKGIEFIICDHHRPGAEIPRAVAVLDPKRSDCEYPCKDLTGCGVGFKLLQALCLFRGIPLEQLYDYLDLLAISIASDIVPITGENRVLAYYGLKKLNSSPGFGVQALIKVAGFSSTLDITNVVFGLGPRINAAGRIKHAKAAVQLLLAETEQEASDFAFEINEHNNSRRQYDTSITEQALAMIQSDEWLLNAKSTVLFNNTWHKGVIGIVASRCIEKYHRPTIILTESHNRAAGSARSVPGFDVYEAIEECAELLEQFGGHTFAAGLTLKLENIKAFQQKFEEVVTRRIQEEQLIPMIEIDMELDLDAIDQKFYNVLKQMSPFGPQNMAPVFSTSDVYLVGEPYIMKEKHLKMTVQQAGSYKRFTAIGFNMAHHALFLQRDKPFSICYQIEENNYNGNKSLQLYLKDIKATVGAEQ, from the coding sequence ATGAGTGAGAAACGCTGGATATACCGGCCGATACCGGAGTCGCCCGAGGAGTTACTGGCTGTGGAAAGCCTGACCCGTGACCTGAAGGTAAGCCCGTTTATGGCCATGCTGCTGGTGCAACGGGGTGTATACAACTTCGACCAGGCCCGGACGTATTTCCGCCCCGAATTTCCGCATCTTCACGATCCTTTTCTGATGAAAGATATGGACAAGGCGGTGCAACGGCTGCAGATGGCAATGGTCCGGGGGGAGAAAATCCTGGTTTATGGTGATTATGACGTAGACGGCACCACGTCGGTTGCCTTATTCTACGGTTTCATGAAAACCATCCACGCTGAGCTGGATTATTACATTCCTGATCGGTACAAAGAAGGGTACGGGATTTCAACACAGGGCATCGAATGGGCCGCAGAAAACGGGTTCTCGCTGATTGTTAGTCTTGACTGCGGAATAAAATCCGTGGAGCGCGTCGATGAAGCCTGGGAAAAAGGCATCGAATTCATTATCTGCGATCACCACCGGCCCGGGGCTGAAATTCCCAGAGCCGTTGCCGTGCTTGATCCGAAACGCTCGGATTGTGAATATCCCTGCAAGGATCTGACGGGTTGTGGCGTCGGTTTTAAGCTCTTGCAGGCCCTTTGCCTGTTCAGAGGAATTCCGCTCGAACAGTTATATGATTACCTGGATTTATTAGCCATCAGCATCGCATCGGATATTGTGCCGATTACGGGTGAAAACCGCGTTCTGGCGTATTACGGTTTGAAAAAACTAAATTCTTCGCCCGGTTTTGGGGTGCAGGCGCTGATTAAAGTGGCTGGGTTCAGTTCCACGCTGGATATCACCAATGTGGTGTTCGGGTTAGGGCCGCGAATCAATGCCGCTGGCCGGATCAAGCACGCCAAAGCCGCCGTACAACTGTTGCTGGCCGAAACCGAGCAGGAGGCCAGTGATTTTGCGTTTGAAATCAACGAACACAACAACAGCCGTCGGCAGTACGACACCAGCATCACCGAGCAGGCTCTGGCCATGATTCAGAGTGATGAATGGCTGCTCAATGCCAAGAGCACGGTACTGTTCAACAATACCTGGCACAAAGGCGTGATCGGTATAGTTGCATCGCGTTGCATCGAGAAATACCACCGGCCAACAATCATTCTGACCGAATCGCACAACCGGGCGGCTGGCTCGGCACGGTCGGTGCCGGGTTTCGACGTCTACGAAGCCATTGAAGAGTGCGCCGAATTGCTTGAACAGTTTGGCGGACATACGTTCGCGGCTGGTTTGACGCTTAAACTGGAGAATATCAAAGCGTTTCAGCAGAAGTTTGAGGAAGTGGTAACCCGGCGCATTCAGGAGGAACAGCTTATTCCGATGATTGAAATTGACATGGAGCTGGATCTGGATGCGATCGACCAGAAATTTTACAACGTTCTCAAACAAATGTCGCCGTTTGGCCCCCAAAACATGGCGCCCGTTTTTTCCACCAGCGATGTTTACCTGGTCGGAGAACCGTACATTATGAAGGAGAAACACTTGAAAATGACCGTGCAGCAGGCCGGTTCCTACAAACGATTCACCGCCATCGGTTTCAACATGGCCCACCACGCGCTCTTTCTCCAGCGCGACAAGCCATTTTCGATCTGTTACCAGATTGAGGAGAATAATTATAACGGGAATAAATCGTTGCAGTTATATTTGAAAGATATAAAGGCGACGGTAGGCGCTGAGCAGTAA